In uncultured Campylobacter sp., the DNA window TACTCAAGACGCACTTAAACCCAACTTAAATTAAGGATTATTTATGAAATGCTCTTTTCTGGCGCCACTTGCACTTTCGCTTCTACTCGCAGGCTGCGCTACCACCGCGCTCAAGCCCGCTTCCACGCAAGCTGTAAATTTCACCGTCATTTCGCCGCTTACTCGCACCAGCGACGCGGGCTTTATGCGTAAATTTAAAAACCAAACCGAGGTTCAAATTTACGCAAGCGGCATCAGCGTGCTGAGCCTAGTATTAAAAGGCGATAAAATTTGCATGAACGGCGCGTGCGATGACGAGCTCGTTTTCAATAAAAAATTCTTCGGCGCCGAGCACTACCGCGGGCTTCTCGGCCAAATCCTAGACGGCAAGCCGATCTTTGGCGGCAGCGACGCGGGCGAGCGCCGTTGCCTCGCGCAAAGCCTGCAAGATGGCTCTATCGATTATAAGGTTTGCCGCGGCAAGGACGGCGGCGGAAGATCCATAAGCTTCGCCGACGTAAAACGCGGCGTAAAGATCAAAATCCGCGAACTGCAGTAAAATTTTGCGCGGCAGGCATTTACAGCACGCAAGATATGTTACTCCACAGGGCTCGAAAACGAGTAAAATTTCGTGCGGTGCGTTCTTGTAAGCGCGCGGGAATAATGCGCTCTAGCAGCCGCCCGAAACACGGCGCGAGCGGTCAAAATTCCATTACTCGGCGGGGTAGCCGCCTAAGCTGCACAAACGGCGCAGTTTTATTGACGTTCTGCGCCGGCTCTTCGCGGCGAAATTTACCAAGCAGCGCGTATGTGCGAAAGAAAAAGCGCGCATTGAAATTTAAAAAATCCGCGCGCAGCTCGGGTTTATGAAATTTGCCGCACGCGGCGTAAAATGAAATTTAGGAGGCAGAATGAAGCGGATCGGAGCGCACGTGAGTGCTAGCGGCGGAGTTTCCAACGCGCCGTTAAACGCCGCAAAGATCGGGGCGGACGCGTTTGCGATGTTCGTCAAAAATCAGCGCAGATGGGACGCGCCGCCGCTTAGCGCAGAGGAGATCGTCGCGTTTAAGGACGCGCTGAAGCAAAGCGGCATCAGCGCGGAGCATGTTTTGGTGCACGATAGCTACCTCATAAATTTGGGTCATCCGCGCGAGGCGGAGCGCGAGAAGTCCCTAAACGCCTTCGTGGACGAGATCCGCCGCTGCGAGGCGCTCGGGCTTAGGCTTTTGAACTTTCATCCGGGCTCGCATCTAAATGAAATTTCAGCTCAAGAGTGCCTGGATAATATCGCAGGGTCGCTAAATTTCGCCATCGCAAACACCGCAGGCGTCAAACTCGTGCTAGAAAACACCGCGGGTCAGGGCTCCAATCTCGGCTATGATTTCGCTCAGCTCGCTTACGTGATCGATAAAATTTCAAATAAAGATCGCATCGGCGTCTGTATCGATACCTGTCACGCGTTCGCCGCAGGATACGACCTCCGCAGCCAGCAGGCCTACGAGCGCACGATGAACGAGTTTGACCGCGCGATCGGCTATAAATTTTTAAGCGGCATGCACTTAAACGACACAAAAAACGAGCTTAGCGTGCGTAAGGATCGGCACGAGAGCCTCGGGCGCGGATTTTTGGGGCTCGCGGCGTTTGAAAACATCATGAACGACCCGAACATTGACGAGATCCCGCTGATTTTAGAGACGATCGACGATAGCCTCTGGGCGGAGGAGATCGCACTTTTGCGCAGTATGCAAGGACGCCGCAAAGCCTAATCGGGCGCCTTTTGCGCCACGTAGAATTTATCTCATTTCGCTTTAAAGTGGCGCCAGCGATAAGAGCCTTATGCCGTGCGTTTACATCGCTGGATTTATCACTTAAATTTTAACAAGCAAAATAGCGAGGATTGCGCGTTAAGAATGCCGCGTCAAAAAAAGGCGCGAAATTCTGCGATGAAAACACAGCGCCAGAGCAAAAGAGCAAAATTTTTATAGAAAAACGCAGCGCCCTGGCAGGAATGAAAAATTTTACGCTGCGTAATTAAAATTTTCAAGCAAGATTTTTAAAGCGATGCGGTGGCAAATTTTAAAATCATATCGCTACGATATTTCAAGGCTCAGCGCCAGATTCGAAGCTCTAGGAATTAAAATTCTAAATTCCACATCAAAAAATTCGCGCGACTGCGTAAATTCCAACCTTGCAATTGCCCGATCTTTGCGGAGGCGCAAGCACATAAGGCCTCCATAATCCTAACTTAAAATTCTGCTGCGTGCCAATCTATGCTTTGGCACGTATTTGCTTATGACAAATCCGCCTCTTTATTTTAGCGCTTTGCTTGCGCTAAAATCTATGCAGGATCCGTGTAAATTTACGTTAAATTCTACCGCATATCGCCCGATCAATTTAAAATTTTATCGTTGAGCTTAGTAGCCTACCGCCACGATTTAAATTTAAAGGCGGCGGGATTTTAATCCGCAGCCGACGCGTATTGTACCGGCCGCGGCTCGGCGCGCTATTTTAGCAGCTCATACATATCGCAGGATTTTTGCCAAGTATTGAAAAGTCCGGCGGACGGATCATCTTTGCCTAGATCGCAAGCTTTTTTATAATATTGTGCCGCTTTTTTTGTATCGTTCATAGCAAGCTGACTATAAATGGCAAATTTATAGCAAGAGTCGAAGCTACCCAAGGCATTTTCGCTACCCAAAGAATTTCCTAAATCGCAACTCTTTCTGTAATAAATCGCCGCTTTTTCCATATCATCTGTGCCATATATATAAGCGGCTAAACTCATGCAGCCCATATAATATCCACCGTCGCAAGCTTTCTCAAGATAAAATTTTGCTTTTTCTATATCTTTTTTTAAAAGTCCGTTTCCTGTGTACTCATCTCCTAAAATCCAACAACTATCCATATTTCCTTTATCGCAAGTTTCTTTAAGCATTTTAACTCCTTTGTCGGGATTGTCGTTCTTAAAAATATGTAATGCTCCCGCTTGAGTGCAAGACTTCATATTCCCGCCATCGCACTCTTTTTCTAGCGTCTCAAGCTCGGACGCTCCTAACGCAAAGCAAGCGGTAAATGCTAACGCAAATAGCGATTTTTTCATTTAGTATCCTTTTTGGGTAAAATTTGGCTAATTCTACCCCCCCCCCCCCCAAAAAAATTAATTAAATTTGCCGCGAATTTTAACGAAGCGGCGAGAATTTAACGGCTACAGAGCCGCCAAGCCCGCTCAAAATTTAAATTTTACTTGGATTGAGCTATAATCGCGCATTAAATTTAACCTTGGATAAAGATTTGAAAATAGCGTTTTTTGACTCGGGTATCGGCGGGCTGAGCGTGCTCGCCGAGGCTCTGCAGCGGTTCAGCGGGGCGGAGTTTTTGTATTTTGCCGACGAGGATCACGTCCCCTACGGCACGAAAAGTAGAGCCGAGATCGTGCGGCTGAGCCTCGATGCGGTCGGGTTTTTGGTCACGCACGGCGCGGACGCGGTCGTCGTTGCTTGCAACACCGCCACGAGCGCGGCTATCTCGGAGCTTCGCGGCGCATTTAGCGTGCCCGTCATCGGCATGGAGCCCGCCGTCAAGCTCGCCGCGGACAGCTTCGGCGCATGCCCGACGCTGCTCATCGCCACGCCGCTAACGATCGCGGGCGAAAAGCTCGCGCGCCTTGTCGGGCGGCTGGAGTGCGAGACGTGGAGCCTGCCGCTACCTCGTCTCGTGGAGTTTGCGCAGGATTTGGAGTTTGACTCGCCTGCGGTTCGGGCGTATCTGCAGGGGGAACTGGCTAAATTTGAGCTTGAGCGCCTCAGTTCGCTCGTGCTTGGTTGCACGCATTTTAACTATTTCAAGGACGTTTTGCGCGAAATTTTGCCGCCTCACGTGCGCATCATCGACGGCATCGATGGCACGCTAAATCGCCTTGCAAGTGAGCTGGGCGGAGGGCTAAAGCTTGCGCGCGGTGAGGATTTGCCCTCGCAGGCGACTAAATTTAACGCCGAGGGTGACCCAAAATTTGATATAAATTCATCTGCGCAAGCCCACAAATTTGGCGCGGAAGGACGAGGCGCGGGCGGCGGACAGAGCGTAAGCGACGGTAGCTGTGGCGCCGAGTACGACGCAGAGGGGTGCAGTGAGGGCGACACTGAAGGTTACGGCGAGAATGATGGCGAGCGTAACACAGAAAGGCGCGGCGAGAGCAAGCCCGATATGATAGAGCAAGGTATGAGCGAACTTCGTGCAGTGTCGTGCGGCGCCAGAAAAAACGGCGCAGTGGGGTATGATGAGTTTTCTAACGCGGATGAGCGCGGCTTCGGCATGGATACTTCGCGCGACGTAAAATCGCAGGTTTGTGCGGATAAATTTGACGCAGACGGCGATATAAAATTTAGCGCAAATTCGCAAACGGGCGAGCTGGGCGCAATCCGCGAACGCGACGGTAAGCTGGCGGTCAATGCCCGCGGCGAAGAGCAGTGCGGCGAAGACAAATGCCGCATGTCGCCGCGCGCCGTAGATGCGAATTCGCAGCTCAAGCTTTATTCTCGAGGCGGCGCGGATTTGTCCTTAGAATTTGAGCCGAGAAGCGAAGGAACGGGCATTTCGCATGTGAATTATCCAAACGGCAACAGCGTGGAGTATTTTTACTCGGGTAGGGCGCTAGATGCGGCGCAGCTGCGCAAAGTAGAACTGTTTTTAAAGCGGCTCGATGCGATGCGAGCAATCGACTAGGCTACGCGTCCGTGCGTCGTAGATCCGTAGTGCAGGTTGGAATTCCAGTGCGTCATAAATCACGTCAAATTAAAATTCCTGTTCATCGCGGATCGCACTACGCGACTTAAAATTTGGATACGTGGTGGATCGCTCTGCGCAAGTTAAAATTTTGATGCGCTATAAATCGCAGCGCAAGCTCAAAATTTCGTCGTTTCGTAAATCGCGCCGCATAGATTAAAATTTCGGCGCGCTAAAAAATTTAACTCGGCTTGATGATTTAGAAGCGGCTTCTCGCGGCGCGCGAGCAATAGCGCCCAGCCGTCGTCCGGCGTGCGAAAGTTAAAATTTTACGGGGCAAATGCTGCCTTCCACCGCCTAGCACGTAAATTTAAGATTTAACGCACAACGCCGCCGTACGACTTGGAGCAGCATAGCGCGAGAAAGACGCCGTCGCTTCTTTAAATTTAATAGCGTAAGTCAAGATTGCTGTATGTGAGGAATTCCTCGCGCCGCACGAACTGTTACCGCAAATTTGAAATTTTAAATTTAGACTAGGGCGCGGATAAAGTGCGCGCGCGAGGTTAAATTTAGCACGCCGTGTAAACCGCCGCCGAGTGAAATTTAGACTAGGCGCACGGCGTAAATTTTAAAATGATTAAATTTTAAGGCGCCGCGCAGCCCGTAAGTCTTTTCTGTGATAGCCAAGCCCGCAGGCTTTAAATTTGAAATTTCAAAATCCGTAAAGCAAGATTTTACGCCGTATCGTTTCGCAGGAGGAATTTTATACGGCAAAATTCTAAGCCGCGTAGAGCGAACTTACTCCGCGCCTTCGGTGTAGAGTAAGTTAAAATGAGCTTACGCATAGGGCATAAGAGGAATTTTAATATTGAATTAATATTAAAATTTATTTTGTTCCAGAGAACATCTTTTTACGTTCATTCCATCTATATTCTTCTAACCCCTTACTTGCATTTTCACAATTCTTGTGCATTTTGCTTCCTTCTTCTATCTTATCCCAATCACAATTCTTTTCTACTTCTTTAGCTTCCTCTATATGCTTTTCATAGTATTCTACCGTCATAACTTTTATATCATTGACCGATTCTTTTGCGTTCACGCAATTCTTATATGAGTTGCTTCCGTCCTTTAAAGTATTGAAATCACACTTTGCGTAAACCTCTTTAGCCTCATTTAGATGAATATCGTAATACTCCTTGGTCTTTACCTCGGTATCATCGCCGCAACCAACTAAAAAAGCAGCTAACACCCCCCCCCAGAGGAACATCTTAGGATTTTTCATTTCATTCTCCTTGTTTGAAATTTATCGGTATTTTACTATCCGTTTACTTTAAAAATTTTAAATTGCAGGCGCACGAGCCGTTTTGACGCGGCTAGTTAAAATTTCGCTTTAAAATTTGCTCGCGCGACGAAATTTTGCGGAGTGAAATTTCGCAAGGCAGATTAGAATTCCGCCAGGCAGAATTCCGCATTACTGCGGAATTTAAAATTTAAAAGCAAGTTTAAAATTTGCGGGAGCTACTCCTCTACCTTTTTGCCTGCAAATCGCACGAGAGCCCACGTAACGGCAAATCCTATCGGTAGCGCGATCCAGACGCTAAGCCCTAGCGCTACGGGCAGGTAGCCCGCTAGCACGGCGACCGCGCCGACGGATAGAGCGTAAGGCATCTGCGTCTTTACGTGCTCGATATGATCGCAGCCCGCGCCCATCGACGAAAGGATCGTGGTGTCCGAAATCGGCGAGCAGTGATCGCCGAAAATCGCGCCGGTTAGCACGCCCGAGATATTTACGATCATATAGGCGTGAAGCGCATCGCCCGAAAGCCCGTGGGCAAGCCCCACGGCGCTTGCCAAAGGTATGGCAAGCGGCATTAAAATTCCCATCGTGCCATAGCTAGTACCCGTCGAAAAGCTAATTAACGAGCCCAGCACGAAAATCGCTACCGGCAGCAAGAATTTCGGCGTATTTTGGCTCAACATATCGACCAGATAGCGCGACGTGCCGAGCTCTTTGATGACTGAGCTGAGCGACCATGCAAGCAGCAAGATCACGATCGTGACGATCATCGTCTTCCACCCCTTGATCCACGTAGAGATCGCCTCTCTGACGTCAAAAATTTTGCGGTAAACGCTCATAAATATAGACACGACCGTAGCAAGAAGCGCCGCTTGAAAAAGCGCGACCGACGAGTTCGCGTTGCCGAACGTCGCCTGAAGCGTCGCAAAGCTTAGCGGAGCGGCTTTTGCGGCTGCGAGAGCATCGCCCTCAAGCTTGCTTAGCCCGCTAAAATAAAAGCTCGCAAACGCACCGCAGATTAGCACTATAAGCGGGATGACGGCATTTGAAGCTTGCGGCTTGATCCCCTCTTTGGGCTCTAGCGTTTTATCTTCTAGCTCGGCGATGTTAGAATTTTTAGAATGAATTTCGCCGCTCGCCGCTCGCCTTTCGGCCGAGAGCATTGGTCCGAAATCCCTGCGCATGAACGCCACGTAAACTACGAAAGCAAGCATAAAAAGATTGTAGAAGCGATACGGCATGGTCTGCACGAAGATCGAAAAGGCGTTTACGTTTTGCACGCCGATCTGATCATATCCCGCTCTTATCAAAGAGACCTCAAGACCTACCCAGGTAGAAATTAGCGCGATACCGGCAATCGGCGCGGCGGTAGCGTCGATGATGAAGGCGAGCTTTTCGCGGCTGACTCTAAATTTATCGGTGATCGGCCGCATGACGGGGCCTACGATCAGAGCATTTGCGTAGTCGTCGAAAAATACGAAAAGACCCATAATCCACGTCGAAATTTGCGCCGAGATACCAGTTTTAGCGCGCTTGCTAATCCAAAGCGCCACGGCTTTCGTGCCGCCCGTCCTGCTAATCAGCGCGACCACGCCGCCGATACAAAGCACCTGCAAAAGTACGCCCGCGTTGCCTTTGCTGGCCATCGAGCCCACCACGCGCGCGACCAGATCGGTAAAGCTGCCCACAAGCGCGGAGATCGGATTGTTGCCGACGACTGCAAGCATATAGGTGCCGCTAAAAGCGCCGATGAAAAGCGACAGGATCACCTCTTTGGTGATAAAGGCAAGCGCGATTGCCACGACGGGCGGCACTAGCGTCCAGATGCCGAAAAGCTCGGCATTATGCTGTCTGGTCGCGTCATCTACCGCAAATGCGGCAACCGATAAAAACATTAGTAATATAATTTTTTTCATTTTCTCGCCTTAGAATTTAATGCTTCTCGATAAAAAGCCCCGCCCAGCTCTGCTGCGTCGCCATCGCCTCAATCACGTTGATATTTACGCGACGGGGCATCGCTAGGCAGCTTAGCACGATCTGCGCAATATCCTCGGGCAGGATCGCATCGACCCCCTCATACACGGCCGCAGCGCGCGCTAGATCACCCTTAAAGCGCACCTCGCTAAACTCGCTCTTGCAGATGCCGGGCGCAATCTCCGTCACGCGGATGCCCGTGCCGCGCAGGTCGTTGCGGATATTGCGACTAAACTGCTTGATAAACGCCTTGCTCGCGCCGTAAACGTGGCTGCCCGGATAGGGCCACGCGCCCGCAGTCGAGCCGAGATTGAAGATATAGCCGCTTTTGCGCGCGATCATCAGCGGCAGCACCGCCTTGGTCGAATACAACACGCCTTTGATATTCGTATCGACCATCGTCTCCAAATCCTCTACGGGTGTTTGCGCGATCCCCTCAAGTCCTAGCGCAAGACCTGCGTTATTTACGAGCACCTCGACGTCTTTGAAATTTTCAGGCAGCGCACTCACGGCGTCAAACACCGCAGCTTTATCGCGAATGTCCGCGGCGATAATGTGCGTATTGCCTAGCTCGCCGGCTAGCTTCTGTAGCCGCTCCTTGCGCCGCCCGAGTGCTATGATCTTATAGCCCTGCGCACTAAGCGCCCTAGCGATCGCCTCTCCAAAGCCGCTCGTAGCGCCCGTGATGAATGCCGTATTTTTCATATGATCCCCTTTGCGTAAAATTTTAAATTTAGCGCAATGATAACGCAAAACGGATTTAGAATTTATGAATTTTATCTTGCGGCGCGGGCGCGGATGAAATAATACGAAGACATTGAGCGTGCTTCTAGCGCGCACGAGCTCGTAATCAGCAGCGGATTTGGCGAGCGCACGGCTAAATTTAAAATTTTGCGCCGTTTGTTTTTCGCGATTTGCTATAATCACTTAAATTTAGGGGAAGGCAAATGAGCAAATTTATACGATTTATCCTTGCTAGTATCTGTGTTTGCACCACTTATGCGGGTCTTAAATATGCTTTTATGCTCTTTATCACGTGGCTCATGTTTAGTGGGGTATATTTTGACGGGCCGGGTGCACTGCTCGGCATACCGCTCACGTTTCTAAGCTCATCGGTTATATTTGATTATTATTGTATTGCGCTGGACTCTCATCTGCTCTTTTTATCGCTGCTTAAAGGGCGTGGCGCGAAAACGCGGTGGATTTTACCTTTATTTTTTCTCATAACGCTCGCGTTTTGTAGTTTTTGCGTCTTAATCGGGCACGAAGATTATCGGCGCATAAACGCGCTTTTTGCACTCTTGCTTATCTCTCCTTTTACGCTCATCGCATATGCCATCGTTACGACCGTAATCCTTGCCAAAAATAAAATTTCGGATTATTATCCGGTCTTAATCGCGATAATTTTTGTGCCCATTCATGCCGCCAGCATAGGGATATGGGGATTAGAACGGATATATTTTGGAGTGTTTCTAAACGCGACGATACTGGGGAATTTTTATTTCACGGCGAAAATCGGGCGCGTAAATTTGATCGCACATAGACCCGTACCCGACAAAACGCAAAATTCTAAAGACCGCGTTATCAAAACAATACAAAGCAGCGCGACATTTTTAAACGACGATATTTTAAAGAAGCGCTAAATTTTATCCTTTTTAGGAATTCTAAATGGCACTTTCGTCGCGCGCTACAAGCTTATATGCTTCTCGATAGATCTGTGCTTTACCGACAAAACCTTCAAAAACTGCGCCGTTTTGCCTCTTGATACATTGACGTCGCTATTTGATCAAATTTATATCCAGCGTGATCTTATCGTTTTTGATCACGCGATTCCCTTGTTTAGCACATTTTGCGCGATTTGTTTAGCTTCTGCCAGCGAGTGTATCGCGAAGATGCCACATTGAAATTTATTCAGCTCAGCGATGCCCTCTTGAGGATACGCCTAAAATATTTTATGCTTACGCTCCGCGCCGTCGCGACGGTAAGGTTTAGTTTCAATAGCGACTAGCTCCAATAAAATTCCATCTGTTGCCCATAAAACCTTTTGCGTTTTTCGATTTAAAATTTGAGTCGCGAGAATTTCGTTTACGGATACTCAGAATAAATATTGTGGCTATTTTATATGTGTAGAGCGAGATAAAATTTACGGCCCTCAGGCGCAGCAAAATCAGCACGCGTCGTTATACGAGCGATAAAATAAAGCGCGCTAGAATCGGCTCCCACTTGAAATTTTATTTAAAAAGTAAATCAGATTTTAGCTTGGAATAAACCTGCTCGCCTTTTAACTCACGGACGATTTGTAGTGCGAATTCCATCGCAGTAGCAGGGCCTTTCGAAGTCATTATATTTTGATCTTTTACGACATTCGCCGCATTTGTATAGCCTGGGTGAGCGATCTGACTTTCAAAACCCGGATAACAAGTATAAGAGCTTTTTAGCACACCCGCGGTAGCTAGCGCCCATGGAGCGGCACATATTGCGCCGATTTTTGCGTTATTTGCATCAAAGTCGCGTAGGATCTTACCGAGCTTCTCGCTTTTGGCTAAATTCTCCGCGCCAGGTAAGCCTCCCGGTAAAACGATCATGGAAAATTCAGACGCCTTAATATCATCCAAAATTTCATCCGCCACAAGCTCGATGCCGTGCGTACCGCGAACGCATTTTTTCTCTAACCCCACGGCTAGAGCATCAATATCCGCGCGTCTTAAAATATCGATGATGCTTATCGCCTCAAGCTCCTCGAATCCGTTAGCTAAAACTACAGCAACTTTCATCGCATACCCCTTATTTTAGATACGAGCCCTGCTCGCTAGGGGCAGTCGAAATTTCAGTATTCGTGCTCCTACTAGACGAGCTATCGTATAAGAACGAATCGTCGCCTTTTAGATAAGCAATGATGTAGCCTAGCTCCGTAGCGCCCGTCTTAGCGGCGATCGGCTGCATGATATTTTTCATCTTGCCACCATAACTTAGATCTGTAGTGTATTGCGACATAGCTATCGAGATCTCTTTAGCGTCCATATCTTTGAGTTTACGTGATACTCCATAAGCTTTTTTTTGGCCATTCTCGCCGTGGCATGAAGCGCACTTCTCAGCAAAGATAGCCCCACCTCTTTCTTTTAAAAAATTTATATTTCGATTTACCTTGCCGTTATGGATTTTACTGCCTGCGACCGGAGTGTTTTTGTAGATATTTACGGTTACGTTTTCATCTTTAGAATGCTTTTCGATCAGGGATTTTAGCTCTTTGGCAAACTCACCTTTGGCTTCAAATACATACGTGTCATCGCTTGCTTTATCCGCGGCATTTAAATTAAAGGCAAAAAAACATGCTAAAAAAGAAATTTTAAAAATTTTCATAGAAAACCTTGATTTAGAATTTAAAAAGGGCGAAGCAAAAGCTTCGCCCTAATTTTACCCGTATAAGGTAAATAATTAGAAGCTGTATTTAGCCTCAAATCTGATGCGATCTTTTTTCTCATCAAGACCGCCAGCAGCATCGTCAATCTTATAGTGAGAATACCAAGTTTTGAAGCTTAGCTTTTCATTATATTTATAAGAAATTCTACCTACTACTTCGTATGCATCGTCACCATGCGCTTTACCGTCTAGGTAATCAGCACCAATTCTGATACCAGTATCAGGGATAGTATATCCTGCTACTACATACCAGTAGTGATTTTCGCCTCTAAAGCTTCTATAGTCTAACAACTCTTCACCTGGGCTAATGAAGGATCCTTGATCTTCAAAGGATACAAAAGAAAGGCTGTCTTTATGATCAGGTTCAAATTTCAAATAACCCGC includes these proteins:
- the nfo gene encoding deoxyribonuclease IV encodes the protein MKRIGAHVSASGGVSNAPLNAAKIGADAFAMFVKNQRRWDAPPLSAEEIVAFKDALKQSGISAEHVLVHDSYLINLGHPREAEREKSLNAFVDEIRRCEALGLRLLNFHPGSHLNEISAQECLDNIAGSLNFAIANTAGVKLVLENTAGQGSNLGYDFAQLAYVIDKISNKDRIGVCIDTCHAFAAGYDLRSQQAYERTMNEFDRAIGYKFLSGMHLNDTKNELSVRKDRHESLGRGFLGLAAFENIMNDPNIDEIPLILETIDDSLWAEEIALLRSMQGRRKA
- a CDS encoding c-type cytochrome, which encodes MKIFKISFLACFFAFNLNAADKASDDTYVFEAKGEFAKELKSLIEKHSKDENVTVNIYKNTPVAGSKIHNGKVNRNINFLKERGGAIFAEKCASCHGENGQKKAYGVSRKLKDMDAKEISIAMSQYTTDLSYGGKMKNIMQPIAAKTGATELGYIIAYLKGDDSFLYDSSSSRSTNTEISTAPSEQGSYLK
- a CDS encoding EexN family lipoprotein — protein: MKNPKMFLWGGVLAAFLVGCGDDTEVKTKEYYDIHLNEAKEVYAKCDFNTLKDGSNSYKNCVNAKESVNDIKVMTVEYYEKHIEEAKEVEKNCDWDKIEEGSKMHKNCENASKGLEEYRWNERKKMFSGTK
- the murI gene encoding glutamate racemase, with product MKIAFFDSGIGGLSVLAEALQRFSGAEFLYFADEDHVPYGTKSRAEIVRLSLDAVGFLVTHGADAVVVACNTATSAAISELRGAFSVPVIGMEPAVKLAADSFGACPTLLIATPLTIAGEKLARLVGRLECETWSLPLPRLVEFAQDLEFDSPAVRAYLQGELAKFELERLSSLVLGCTHFNYFKDVLREILPPHVRIIDGIDGTLNRLASELGGGLKLARGEDLPSQATKFNAEGDPKFDINSSAQAHKFGAEGRGAGGGQSVSDGSCGAEYDAEGCSEGDTEGYGENDGERNTERRGESKPDMIEQGMSELRAVSCGARKNGAVGYDEFSNADERGFGMDTSRDVKSQVCADKFDADGDIKFSANSQTGELGAIRERDGKLAVNARGEEQCGEDKCRMSPRAVDANSQLKLYSRGGADLSLEFEPRSEGTGISHVNYPNGNSVEYFYSGRALDAAQLRKVELFLKRLDAMRAID
- a CDS encoding tetratricopeptide repeat protein; translated protein: MKKSLFALAFTACFALGASELETLEKECDGGNMKSCTQAGALHIFKNDNPDKGVKMLKETCDKGNMDSCWILGDEYTGNGLLKKDIEKAKFYLEKACDGGYYMGCMSLAAYIYGTDDMEKAAIYYRKSCDLGNSLGSENALGSFDSCYKFAIYSQLAMNDTKKAAQYYKKACDLGKDDPSAGLFNTWQKSCDMYELLK
- a CDS encoding SDR family NAD(P)-dependent oxidoreductase; this encodes MKNTAFITGATSGFGEAIARALSAQGYKIIALGRRKERLQKLAGELGNTHIIAADIRDKAAVFDAVSALPENFKDVEVLVNNAGLALGLEGIAQTPVEDLETMVDTNIKGVLYSTKAVLPLMIARKSGYIFNLGSTAGAWPYPGSHVYGASKAFIKQFSRNIRNDLRGTGIRVTEIAPGICKSEFSEVRFKGDLARAAAVYEGVDAILPEDIAQIVLSCLAMPRRVNINVIEAMATQQSWAGLFIEKH
- a CDS encoding DJ-1 family glyoxalase III translates to MKVAVVLANGFEELEAISIIDILRRADIDALAVGLEKKCVRGTHGIELVADEILDDIKASEFSMIVLPGGLPGAENLAKSEKLGKILRDFDANNAKIGAICAAPWALATAGVLKSSYTCYPGFESQIAHPGYTNAANVVKDQNIMTSKGPATAMEFALQIVRELKGEQVYSKLKSDLLFK
- a CDS encoding Na+/H+ antiporter NhaC family protein; amino-acid sequence: MKKIILLMFLSVAAFAVDDATRQHNAELFGIWTLVPPVVAIALAFITKEVILSLFIGAFSGTYMLAVVGNNPISALVGSFTDLVARVVGSMASKGNAGVLLQVLCIGGVVALISRTGGTKAVALWISKRAKTGISAQISTWIMGLFVFFDDYANALIVGPVMRPITDKFRVSREKLAFIIDATAAPIAGIALISTWVGLEVSLIRAGYDQIGVQNVNAFSIFVQTMPYRFYNLFMLAFVVYVAFMRRDFGPMLSAERRAASGEIHSKNSNIAELEDKTLEPKEGIKPQASNAVIPLIVLICGAFASFYFSGLSKLEGDALAAAKAAPLSFATLQATFGNANSSVALFQAALLATVVSIFMSVYRKIFDVREAISTWIKGWKTMIVTIVILLLAWSLSSVIKELGTSRYLVDMLSQNTPKFLLPVAIFVLGSLISFSTGTSYGTMGILMPLAIPLASAVGLAHGLSGDALHAYMIVNISGVLTGAIFGDHCSPISDTTILSSMGAGCDHIEHVKTQMPYALSVGAVAVLAGYLPVALGLSVWIALPIGFAVTWALVRFAGKKVEE